In a genomic window of Quercus lobata isolate SW786 chromosome 4, ValleyOak3.0 Primary Assembly, whole genome shotgun sequence:
- the LOC115986144 gene encoding ankyrin repeat-containing protein BDA1-like has translation MEIKMEDDNITELHEASEKGCMVTLHRLIQKDPHILHKISLTPFNETPLHISALLGHVDFTRALLALKPQLAMDLDFHKRCPLHLASANGHVEIVHALLRANEDACLVCDQDGRTPLHYAAMRGKVEIVKALIFAKHDLTRVVFDGGETVLHLCVKYNQLETLKLLEETVKDDGEFLNSKDHDGGNTILHIAVMLKQIEIVKFLLSVSKVKEEANALNWMGFTALDVLERSPKDFKRFTLQNILMDAGVERANNQNNLPPPSANMIGHHESGKPTQLSKQRSLKHKSNWIQELRGALMVVATVIATMTYQPALSPPNGVWLTQACRNTTCDARTWVLDFHVNYQHLFLSFLVSNSITFTASLSVIFLLISGFPLKNIFFMVILTLAMCTTLISLGITYVLAFILMIPEKVRQELRQLTLLPIIALNDLQVHPEMCKGVNLLNEPEWMESSLRWETAVAISKWMKL, from the exons ATGGAAATAAAGATGGAAGATGATAATATAACAGAACTCCATGAAGCATCAGAAAAAGGGTGTATGGTCACGTTGCACAGATTGATCCAGAAAGATCCACACATCCTTCATAAAATTTCATTGACCCCTTTCAATGAAACTCCATTACACATATCAGCTTTGCTTGGCCACGTTGATTTTACTAGAGCTCTTCTAGCTCTAAAACCTCAATTGGCTATGGATTTGGACTTCCATAAACGTTGTCCACTTCACTTGGCTTCTGCTAATGGTCATGTAGAAATCGTCCATGCACTGTTACGTGCAAATGAAGATGCATGTCTGGTTTGTGATCAAGATGGAAGAACTCCTCTTCACTATGCGGCCATGAGAGGAAAAGTTGAGATTGTGAAGGCATTGATCTTTGCAAAGCATGATTTAACTCGAGTTGTATTTGATGGGGGAGAGACTGTTTTGCACTTATGTGTTAAGTATAACCAATTGGAGACTCTGAAACTATTGGAGGAAACCGTGAAAGATGACGGGGAATTTCTTAATTCCAAAGACCATGACGGTGGCAACACTATCTTGCATATAGCGGTGATGCTAAAGCAAATTGAG ATCGTAAAATTCTTGCTTTCGGTTTCCAAagtgaaagaagaagcaaatgcTCTAAATTGGATGGGTTTTACAGCTTTAGATGTCTTAGAGCGTAGTCCAAAAGATTTCAAACGATTCACCCTTCAAAACATTTTAATGGATGCTGGTGTTGAAAGAgcaaataaccaaaataatcTTCCCCCACCATCAGCAAACATGATTGGTCACCATGAATCAGGGAAACCAACACAATTAAGCAAGCAAAGGTCCTTGAAACATAAGAGTAATTGGATACAAGAGCTGCGTGGTGCATTAATGGTGGTGGCCACTGTGATTGCAACGATGACTTACCAACCTGCGCTCAGTCCCCCCAATGGAGTTTGGCTAACTCAGGCATGCCGCAATACAACATGTGACGCTAGAACTTGGGTGTTAGACTTCCATGTCAATTATCAACACTTGTTCCTTTCTTTCTTAGTAAGCAACTCCATTACCTTTACTGCATCTCTCAGTGTCATCTTTTTGCTTATTAGTGGATTTCCTCTtaagaatatattttttatggtcaTCTTGACACTTGCCATGTGTACCACTCTCATATCCTTGGGCATTACCTATGTACTGGCATTCATCTTGATGATCCCAGAAAAGGTTAGACAAGAACTTAGGCAATTGACGCTCTTACCAATTATTGCTTTG AATGATCTTCAAGTTCATCCTGAGATGTGCAAAGGCGTTAATTTGTTGAACGAACCAGAATGGATGGAATCGTCTCTAAGATGGGAGACTGCGGTTGCTATTAGTAAGTGgatgaaattgtaa